One part of the Paenibacillus silvisoli genome encodes these proteins:
- the ndk gene encoding nucleoside-diphosphate kinase, protein MQVEQTFVMVKPDGVRRGLIGPIITRFEQKGFELAAISLRAIDRQLAEQHYGELRQKPFFGELVDYLTSGPVCAMIWQGPHAVENARAIIGKTNPVEAGPGTIRGDFGMDISGNIVHGSDSDASAVREIGLFFGIDAAAAPVPLFGGTVVEHDERAVH, encoded by the coding sequence ATGCAAGTAGAGCAGACATTTGTGATGGTCAAGCCTGACGGCGTTCGCCGGGGGCTGATCGGCCCGATCATTACGCGTTTTGAGCAAAAGGGCTTTGAGCTGGCCGCGATTTCGCTGCGCGCGATTGATCGGCAGCTGGCCGAGCAGCATTACGGGGAGCTTCGCCAGAAACCGTTTTTCGGGGAGCTGGTGGACTATTTGACCTCCGGTCCGGTGTGCGCGATGATTTGGCAGGGACCGCACGCGGTAGAGAATGCGCGGGCTATTATCGGGAAGACGAATCCGGTGGAGGCAGGGCCAGGGACGATTCGCGGCGATTTCGGGATGGACATCTCGGGGAATATCGTGCACGGATCGGATTCGGACGCCAGCGCCGTTCGTGAAATCGGCTTGTTCTTCGGTATTGATGCGGCGGCCGCGCCGGTTCCATTATTTGGCGGAACGGTTGTGGAGCACGATGAAAGGGCGGTCCATTAA